One region of Bacillus pumilus genomic DNA includes:
- a CDS encoding Rap family tetratricopeptide repeat protein, whose protein sequence is MAETGVLSSVDVANMLNDWYVMMKKREIQGAIKLKEEILQAFDRMEENQDVLLYYQLLEYRFKDLIEDTASLDHSLFVDENAIRTDDMLSYYFYFFKGMYEMRRGNQDTAFHLLKLAEDKLDLVHDDIEKAEFHYKTGCLYYNIRSTLLSIHHLKMASSIYDADPCYVKKSISCQMMLALNYADQSKYDEAESLFEEVIHSLEQMEDPDLLGHAYCNAAFIKSLRNEYSEAVPLLEKALLIETFETSSPGGYLLAMYAYTKALFKLKKPGLFHYYVQLSLQKAENLKQRNISLKLSILETLMLQQDNMIEQIKSYCDQLESMNFLVDLEAICQDAAAYLTEIGLHEESTYFWNKALSLKTC, encoded by the coding sequence TTGGCAGAAACAGGTGTTTTGTCGTCCGTTGATGTAGCGAATATGTTAAATGACTGGTATGTCATGATGAAAAAAAGAGAAATACAAGGTGCGATCAAGCTAAAAGAAGAGATTCTTCAAGCGTTTGATCGCATGGAAGAGAATCAAGATGTCCTACTTTACTATCAATTGCTAGAGTACCGTTTTAAGGATCTCATTGAAGATACAGCTTCGCTGGATCACAGTCTTTTTGTTGATGAAAATGCAATCCGTACAGATGACATGCTCAGCTACTATTTCTATTTCTTTAAAGGGATGTATGAAATGCGCAGAGGCAATCAGGATACGGCATTTCACCTTTTAAAATTGGCAGAGGATAAATTAGATCTCGTCCACGATGACATTGAAAAAGCAGAATTTCATTATAAAACAGGGTGTCTTTACTATAATATAAGATCCACGCTCCTCTCTATACACCACTTGAAAATGGCTTCATCTATTTATGACGCAGATCCATGTTATGTGAAAAAATCAATCAGCTGTCAAATGATGCTCGCTTTGAATTATGCTGATCAATCAAAATATGATGAGGCAGAGTCATTATTTGAAGAAGTGATTCATTCACTAGAACAAATGGAAGACCCAGATTTACTTGGTCACGCGTATTGCAATGCAGCTTTTATTAAAAGTCTTAGAAATGAATACAGTGAAGCTGTGCCGCTCCTAGAAAAGGCTTTATTGATCGAGACATTTGAAACGTCTTCTCCAGGCGGCTACTTACTTGCCATGTATGCCTACACAAAAGCACTATTCAAGCTGAAAAAGCCTGGTTTGTTCCACTATTATGTGCAGCTTTCACTTCAAAAAGCAGAAAATTTAAAACAACGAAACATTTCTCTTAAATTATCTATTTTAGAAACGCTTATGCTTCAGCAAGACAACATGATAGAGCAAATCAAGTCTTATTGTGATCAATTAGAATCTATGAATTTTCTTGTCGATCTTGAAGCCATCTGTCAGGATGCAGCTGCTTACTTAACAGAAATTGGACTTCATGAAGAATCCACTTATTTCTGGAACAAGGCGTTGTCCTTAAAAACTTGTTAA